CTCGCGCTCTGCGCGGTCGGCGCTCGGTCGCCGGCTCGGCTGGTGCGGCTGGCCCTGGCCGCCGTGCTCGCCGGGGCCGCCACCTGGGCCAGCCCGGTCGCCGGGCTCTTCACCGGCCTGGCCGGGGCGGCGCTGCTGCTGGCCGGGCTGCGCCGGGGCGACGGACCGGGCCGGCCCCTGCCGGGTGGCTGGCGGGTGGACCGCCCGCTCGCCGAGAGCCTGGTCCTCTGTCTCGCGCCGGTGCTCGCGCTCGCCCCGATGGCCGTGCTGTTCGGTAACGGCGGCGCCCAGCCGTACTCGGCCGAGTCGATGCGGATCAACGTGGCGCTGGCCGTGCTGGTCCTGGTGGTCGTGCCCCGGCGCCGCCGGGTGCTGCGGATCGGCGCGGTGCTCACCGTGCTGCTGCTGGTCGCCGCCTTCTACCTGCCCAGCCCGGTCGGCTCCAACGCGCTGCGCCTGCCGATGCTCTTCGCGCTGCCGGTCCTCGCCGGGTACGCGCCGCTGCCCGGCCCGTGGCTGGCCGGCCTGCTCGCCGCCACCGTCTGGTGGCAGAACCCGGTGATGGTCAGCGACGTGACCCGGGCCGGCTCGGCGGAGAGCGACCCGGCGTTCCACCGTCCGCTCGCCGACGAACTGGCCCGGCGGCAGCCCGTCGGCCGGGTCGAGGTGGTGCCGCTGCGCGACCACTGGGAGTCGGCGTACCTGCCGCCGGTGGTGCCGCTGGCGCGGGGATGGGAACGGCAGGTGGACACCGAGCGCAACGCCCTCTTCTACGGCGACGACCTGACCGCCGACTCCTACGCGGACTGGCTGCGCCGGGAGGCGGTCCAGTACGTCGCGGTCGCGCCCGAGGCCCCGCCGGACCGGTGGGGACGCGCCGAGGCCGACCTGATCGAGGCCGGCCAGCCGTACCTGCGTGAGGTGTGGCGCAACCCGGACTGGCGGCTGTACGCCGTGGTCGACCCGACGCCGCTGGTCGGCGCGCCGGGCCGGCTGCTCTTCGCCGACCAGGCCCGGGTGCGGTTCACTGCGGAGCGGGCCGGCGACGTGCCGGTCCGCGTCCGGTGGTCGCGTTGGCTCTCCCTCGCCGGACCGGACGGGTGCGTGCGGCCCGGGCCGGACGGCTGGACCGAAGTGCGGGTCCGCACCCCGGGTGAATTCTCGGTCTCCAGCAGCCTCACCCCGGGGAACCACTGCTGAACACCCGCCCCGGTCCGGTGCCCACCGTCGGTGCCGGCCGACGGGGCTGGCAGCATGACGGGGTGTCTCACCACCTCTCGCGCTGGACCGGCCTGGCGGGCTCGGTGCTCCTCGCCGCGGCCGCCTTCCTCGGCGGCGCGTTCCCGCACGGCAACCTGCGCCCCACCCCGGTCGGCATCTGGCAGGGCCCGCACGGGCCGGTGATCCTCGGTAGCTGGCTGGTCGGCACCGCGCTGCTGGTGTGGGCCTGGTGGTCGCTGCGCGACCGGGTGCCGTCGGTTCGCTGGGCGCTGGTCACCGCCGGGCTCTGGCTGCTGCCGATGCTCGTCGCGCCGCCGTTCGGCAGCCGGGACGTGTACGCGTACGCGTGCCAGGGCGCCAGCTACGCCGCCGGGATCAGCCCGTACGAGCAGGGGGTGTCGGCGCTGCCCTGTCCGTGGCTGGACACCGTCTCGTACATCTGGCGGGACAGCCCGGCCCCGTACGGCCCACTCTTCGTGGTGATCGCCGGCGCGGTGGTCAAGGCGACCGGCTCGCTGACCGCCAGCATCGTGCTGTTCCGCCTGCTCAGCCTGGCCGGCGTGGGGCTCACCGCGTACGCCGTGCCGGTGCTCGCCCGGCGCTGCGGCGTGCCGGCCGAGCGGGCGGTGTGGCTGGCGCTGGCCTGCCCGCTGGTGGCCATGCACCTCATCGGCGGCCCGCACAACGACGCCCTGATGGTCGGGACGCTGGTCGCGGGGCTGGCCGTGGTGGCGTCCCACCCGGGTCGGCCCGGTCCGCTGCTGGCCGGCGGAGTCCTGCTCGGTCTCGCGGTGGCGATCAAGCCGACCGCCCTGGTCGTGGTGCCGTTCGCCGCGCTGGCGGCGATGGTCGGGCCGTACTCGATCCGGACGCTGGTGCGCGACGGCGGGTGGGTGGTCGGCGCGGCCGCCGCCACCGTCGTCGGGGTGACCTTCGGCGGTGGCCTGGACTTCGGCTGGGTCGGCGGGTTGTCGCAGGGCGGCGTGGCCGTCGCGTGGACCTCCCCGCCGACCGCGGTCGGGCAGACCATCGGTCAGGTCGCCGCGTTGTTCGGGGCGCACGTCGACGCGCTCCCGGTGACCCGGGGGGTCGCCGTGGTGCTGCTGGCCGTGCTGCTGGTGTGGCTGTGGTGGCGGGCCCGGGACCGGGATCCGTTGTACCACGCGGGGCTGGCGCTGGCCCTGACCGTGGCACTGTCCCCGGTGGTGCACCCCTGGTACTGGATCTGGCCGCTGACCGTCCTCGCCGCGACCGCCGCCCTGCGGGAGAAGTGGTACCTGGTGGTCGCCGTCGTCGGGTCGTTCCTGATCCTGCCGGACGGCACCGGCCTGCCCCGGTGGACCAAGATGCCCGGTGCGCCGCTGATGACGCTGTTGGTGATCGTGGTGGTGGTCCGGTTGGTACGGTCGGCTCGGGCGGTCCCCCGGCCGGCCACCGCCGAGCGAGGAGCCGACTGAGGAGAGGTCCGGTGAGCGAATCCGGCGCGGTGCCCGACGGTCCGGTCCGGCCCGTCGCCGCCGACCTCGCCCGGTACGCGGGACTCGCCGGCGCGACGCTGCTGACCGTCGCCGGCTGGCTGGGCGGCGCGCTGCCCGACGCCCCGCTCACCACCAGCCTCGCCGACCTCTGGCACGCCCCGCACGGGCCGTGGGCGCTCGGCTGCTGGCTGGCCGGCACGCTGCTGCTGGTGGGCGCCTGGTGGTCGCTGCGCTGGGGCGCGCCGTCGACCCGGTGGGCCTACCTGACCGCCGGGCTGTGGCTGTTGCCGCTGCTGGTCGCGCCGCCGCTGGGCAGCCGGGACGGCTACTCGTACGTCTGCCAGGGCTGGTCGTGGGCGCACGGCGCGGATCCCTACCGGGTGGGGGTGGCGGCGGCCGGCTGCCCCTGGACGGACGCGGTGTCGCCGATCTGGCGGGACACCCCGGCGCCGTACGGTCCGTTCTTCGTCCTGCTGGCCGGCCTGGCGGTGCTGGCCGGGGGCGGCCTGGTCGGGGCGCTCGTGCTGCTGCGGGTGGTCGCGGTGGCCGGGGTGCTGCTGGCCGCGCTCTGCGTGCCCGGCCTGGCCCGGGCCTGCGGGGTGCCGTCCCGGCGGGCGGCCTGGCTGGTGCTGGCCTGCCCGCTGGTCGGGGTGCATCTGGTGGCCGGCGCGCACAACGACGCGGTGGGGCTCGGGCTGGTCCTGTTCGGCCTGCTGGTGCTGGTCCGGCGGCCCGGCAAGCCGCGCGCGCTGGTGGTGGCCGGGGTGCTGCTGGGCCTGGCGGTGGCGGTGAAGGCGGTCGCCGTGGTGGTGCTCCCGTTCGCCGCGCTCGCCGCGGTGCTGGGCCGGTACACGCCGCGTGCGCTGCTGCGCGACGCCGGCTGGCTGGCCGGGGGAGCGCTGGCCGCGCTGCTGGTCACCTCGCTCGGCACCGGGCTGGGGCCGGGCTGGGTGGGCGGCCTGGAGCGCAGCGGCGACTCGCAGCAGTGGACCTCGCCGCCGACCGCGGTGGGTTTCGTGGTCGACTACGCGGGCGCCCTGTTCGGCCGGGAGCCGCACGCGGTGCCGGTCGCCCGGGCGGTCGCGTTGGTGCTGCTCGCGGCGTTGCTGGTGGCGCTCTGGTGCTGGGCCTGGGCGGCGTTGCGCCGGCTCAACGACGTCCGGCAGCGGGTGGTCCGGCTGGCCGCCGCCCGGTCCCGGATCGCGCTGACCGGGGCGGGATTGGCGCTGGCCGCCACCGTGCTGCTGGCTCCGGTCTTCCACCCCTGGTACGCGATCTGGCCGCTGGCCCTGCTGGCGGTGGCGACGCGGTCGCCGGCCCGGACGGTCTGGTTCGTGGCGCCCTGCGCGGTGGCCTCGGTGCTGGTGCTGCCCGATGGCACGAACCTGGCCCGGTTCACCAAGGCCCCGGGGGCGATCCTGATGACCGTGCTGGTGGTGGCGGTCGTGGTGGCGGCGGTCCGGGCCGGCCTGGCCCGGCGCGTCCGCTGAATTTCCCGATGTGGTTGACGTGGTTCGCTCTGACCTCTATGTTTAACGCATCCGTTAATTAACGAGGTGGTTAAGCAGTGGCAGACGATCGACTCAGCGTCATCTTCGCGGCGCTGGCCGACCCGACCCGCCGGGCGATCCTCGCCCGGCTGGCCGAGGGGGACGCCACCGTCTCGGAGCTCGCCGAGCCGTTCGCGATCAGCCTCCCGGCGATCTCCCGGCACCTGAAGGTGCTCGAGCAGGCCGGCCTGATCACCCGGAGCCGGAGCGCGCAGTGGCGCTCCAGCAGCCTCAACCCGGAGCCGTTGCGCGAGGCGACGGCCTGGATGGAGCGCTACCGGCAGTTCTGGGACGCCAACTTCGACCGGCTCGACGCCCACCTCAAGCGGATGCGGGCCGAACAGGGGACACGAGAGAGGGAAACACCATGACCGAGGCCACGATGCAGGAGCTCGTCATCACCCGCGTCTTCGACGCGCCGCGCGAGCTGGTCTGGCGCGCGTTCACCGACCCGGACCAGTTCGCCCAGTGGTTCGCCCCGGTCGGCTGGTCGGTGCCGCGGGACACCGTCGACATGGACGTCCGGGTCGGCGGTCACCAGCGCTTCGTCATGGTCAACGACGAGGACCCGGCCATGACCTCGCCGGCCGACGGCACCTTCAGTGAGGTGGTCGAGCACGAGCTGCTGGTCGGCTACGAGGAGGCGCGGGGCGTGCCGGGGGTGCCCGACGGCACCCGGTTCACCCTCCGGCTGGAGTTCCACGCCGAGCCCGGCGACCGGACCCGGCTGGTGCTGCGCCAAGGCCCGTTCGCGCCGGAGATGCGGTCCGGCGCCGAGCAGGGCTGGGGCAGCTCCTTCACCAAGCTGGACGCGCTGCTCGCCCGCTGAGGGCGGCGCGCGAACCGGCCGGGCCGGCCCCGCTGTCGCGGAGCCGGCCCGGCCGGTGCTGTGGAGTGTGTCGCGTCGAGGAGCTCAGCAGTCGAAGTACATGGCGAACTCGTGCGGGGTCGGGCGCAGGCGCACCGGGTCGACCTCGTTGGCCCGCTTCCAGGACACCCACGTGGAGATCAGGTCCGGCGTGAAGACGCCGCCGTCGAGCAGGTAGTCGTGGTCGGCCTCGAGCGCGTCGAGCACCTCCGGCAGCGAGCCCGGCACCTGCTTGACGTCGCCCCACTCCTCCGGCGGCAGGTCGTACAGGTCCTTGTCGATCGGCGCCGGCGGCTCGATCTTGTTCTTGATGCCGTCCAGGCCGGCCATCATCATCGCCGAGAAGGCGAGGTACGGGTTGCTGGACGGGTCCGGCACCCGGAACTCGACCCGCTTGGCCTTCGGGTTGCTGCCGGTGACCGGGATCCGGGTGCAGGCGGAGCGGTTGCGCTGCGAGTAGACCAGGTTGACCGGCGCCTCGAAGCCCGGCACCAGGCGGCGGTAGGAGTTCACCGTCGGGTTGGTGAAGGCCAGCAGCGACGGGGTGTGGTGCAGCAGGCCGCCGATGTACCAGCGGGCGTTGTCGGACAGGCCGGCGTAGCCGGTCTCGTCGTAGAACAGCGGCTCGCCGTTGAGCCAGAGGCTCTGGTGGGTGTGCATGCCGGAGCCGTTGTCGCCGAAGAGCGGCTTCGGCATGAAGGTGGCGGTCTTGCCGTTCGCCCAGGCCTCGTTCTTCACGATGTACTTGAAGAGCTGGAGCTGGTCACCGGCGTGCAGCAGGGTGGAGAACTTGTAGTTGATCTCCGACTGGCCGGCGGTGCCGACCTCGTGGTGCGAACGCTCCACCGTGAAGCCGGTGTCGACCAGGCGGCGGACGATGCTGTCGCGCAGGTCGGCGTAGTGGTCGACCGGCGGGACTGGGAAGTAGCCGCCCTTGTACGCGGTCTTGTAGCCGCGGTTGCCGCCCTCCTCCTCGCGGCCGGAGTTCCAGGCGCCCTCGATCGAGTCGATGTAGTAGAACGACTGGTGGGCGGAGGTCTCGTGGCGGATCGAGTCGAAGATGTAGAACTCCGCCTCGGCGCCGAAGTAGGCGGTGTCGGCGATGCCGCTCGCCGCGAGGAACGCCTCGGCCTTCTTCGCCACGTTCCGCGGGTCCCGGGAGTAGGCCTCGCGGGTGAACGGGTCGTGGATGAAGAAGTTCAGCGCGAGGGTCTTCTGCGCGCGGAACGGGTCGATGAAGGCGGTCGCGACGTCCGGCAGCAGGAGCATGTCCGACTCGTGGATCGCCTGGAAGCCGCGGATCGACGAACCGTCGAACGCGAGGCCGTCGGTGAAGAGGCTGTCGTCGACGGACTCGACCGGCAGGTTGAAGTGCTGCATCACGCCGGGCAGGTCACAGAAACGTACGTCGACGAACTTCACGTCCTCGTTCTTGAGGTATCGCAGGAGTTCCTCGGGATTGGCGAACACACGTCCTCCTGGCAGGTCCACTCCGGTAGCTGGCTCCTGGCGACGCTATGACCGTGGGGTTGCCCGGCCGTGTCTCCTCTGTTTCCGCCGTGTTACGTCCCTCGCGGAGCGTCATCCGGGCCGCTCAGCCGCCTTCGGCTCTCCGTTGGGACGATACCCGCTGACCTGGTGTGCCGCTGATTGATGGCTTTGGTCCGATTTCCCGGTCCGCGCCCAACCGGCTTACCCGGTCGGTGACCGACACCCCTGGTTCCGGCCGTGCGTCGAGGTGGCGGGGGTGGCTGACTACCCTTGACCGCTGTGACCGATACCGCCGCCGTGCCGGTGCCGCCCGCCGCGGACCCCGCCTTCATGCCCCCGAGCCTCGGCCGCCGCTTCGGCGCGCTCATCATCGACTGGGTGCTCTGCCTGCTCGTCGCCAACATCTTCGCCGACCCGGTCCGGGACGGCTGGGCCCCGGTGCTGGTGCTGATCCTGGAGTACGGCTTCTTCCTCGGCCTGTTCGGCCAGACCCCCGGCATGTACCTCACGAAGATCCGCTGCGTGGCCTGGGCCGACGGCGGCCGGATCGGGCTGGTCCGGGCGCTGCTGCGCGGCGTACTGCTCGCCCTGGTCGTCCCCGCCCTGATCATGGACGAGCACCGCCGCGGCCTTCACGACCGCCTCACCGCCTCCGTCATCACCGACGCCCCCCGCCCCTGACCCGCCCCTTGCCCCCGCGATCTTGCACTTTCGGCCCCGGCGAAAGGGACGAAAGCTGCCAAGGCGGGGGCTGAAACTGCAAGATCGCGGGGGCCGGAAGAGGGCGCAGGAACGAGAGAGCCGGGCCCGTGGGTACGGGTCCGGCTCTTCGCGTACGTCGGGTCAGCGGCCCCGGGTCTGGCGGAACGCGCCGCGCGGGGGGCGCATGTTCTTGGGGATCGCGCCCTTGGGCATCTGCGGGCGGGCGGTGAGCGCCTTGAGCCGCTTGTCCAGGGAGTTGACGTCCTTGGGGGCGAGGGTGCGGGGCAGCCGCATCAGGGTCATCCGCAGCTTGCGGATCGGCAGCTCACCCTCGCCCTGCCCGATCACGAAGTCGTGCAGCGGGGCCGTGCCGATCACCTTGGCCAGCCGGCGCTTCTCCTGCCCGAGCAGGCCGCGGACGCGCTGCGGGTTCCCCTCGGCCAGCAGGATCACGCCGGGGCGGCCGATCACCAGGTGCACCATGTCCATCTGGGTGGTGGAGCTGACGGCCGGGGTGACCCGCCAGTCGCCGCGCATGCTCTCCATGATCTGCGCCGCCGCGCCGGGTTGCCCCTCGGCGGCGTTCATCATCGCCTTGTTGGACCGCAGATTGAGCACGATCAGCACCGCGAGCAGGGCGAGCAGGATGCCGATCGGCAGCCAGATCCAGCCCCAGAGGAGCACCGCGACCACGGTGAGCGCGAGCGGGATCAGCACCGCGGCCGCGGTCAGCGGCGCGAACCACCGGTCCTGCTTGGCGGTGAACTGGAACACCATCCCGATCTGCTTCAGCCGCTGGCCGAACGAGACCTTCTCCTGGGGCTTTGCCATGCCGCAGAGTCTAGTGGTCGCCCCGCGCCCGGTTGATCCGTGGCCGCCTCTCCGCCGCGCGGCTGAGTACCTTACGCCGCCACCGGCCCGCTGAGGCCCCGGAGTAAGGAGGGGGAGAGGGCGAAGATCAGGCGACGGACCCATGCTCCGGGGCCACCTTCGCGCGGAAAGTCAGTGTCGACAGCGAGACGACACGACAGGAGAAACCGAGATGTTCGGCAACGACGCAGAGCTGTTGCTCTCCCTCCACCGCAGCCACGCCTCCGAGCTCCAGGCCGACGCGGCCCGCGACCGGCTCGCCCGGTCGCTGCCCCGCCGCCACCCGCGGAGCTGGCTGAGCCGGCGGCACGACACCGCCCGTACCGTCGGGGGCCGTCGGTGACCACGCTCGCCGCGCCGCCCACCGGCGGCCGGGAGCGCACCGCATCCTCGACCCGTCCGGCCGGTCCGGTGCCGCCGCCCGGCGGCGCGCCCGGACCGGCCGGGCAGCAGCCGGCCGGCGCCGGCCCGGCCGCCACGGGGGCGGCCGGACCGGCGGGCGGCACCGGGGACCGGCCGGTCGGCCGGGACGGTACGGCCGGCCGCCATGGCATGCTCGACGGCGTGACCGTACGCGCCGCCAGCACCGTCCTCGTGGGCCGCCAGGAGGAGCTGACCAGCCTGCGCGGCGCGCTCGGCCGGGCCCGCGCCGGAGAGCCCGCGACCGTGCTGGTCGGCGGGGAGGCCGGCGTCGGCAAGACCCGGCTGATCGAGGAGTTCGGCGTGCGGGCCGGCGGTGCCGGGGCGCGGGTGCTGGTCGGCCAGTGCCTGGAGCTCGGCGAGGCCGGCCTGCCCTTCGCCCCGTTCGCCGCCGCGCTGCGCGAGGTGCTGCGCCGCGACGGGCCGGCCGCCTTCGCCGGGTACGAGGCGGAGTTCGCCCGGCTGCTGCCGGAGCTGGCCCGGGTGCCGGCCGGGGTGGCCGCGCCGACCGGCCTGCCCGTCTCGGACACCCCGCGCGGCTACCTGTTCGACCTGGTCGCCGACCTGTTCGGACGGATCGCCGAGGAGCGGACGCTGGTGCTGGTGATCGAGGACCTGCACTGGGCCGACCGGTCGACCCGGGACCTGATCGGCTTCCTGGTCCGGGCCGCCCGCGCCGCCCGCCTGCTGCTGGTCTGCACGTACCGCACCGACGAGCTGCACCGCGGCCACCCGCTGCGTCCCTTCCTCGCCGAGTTGGACCGGGCCCGCGGCGTCGACCGGGTCGAGCTGGCCCGGCTGGACCGGGACGGCACTGCCGCCATCCTCGCCGACCTGCTGGGCGCCGACCCGGCCGCCCGCGCCGTCGACGACGTGCACGGGCGGACCCAGGGAAACCCGTTCTTCATCGAGCAGCTGGCCGCCGCCGGCGACCCGGTGGGCTGCGCCGCGCTGCCGGAGACCCTGCGCGACCTGCTGCTGGCCCGGGTGGACCGGCTGCCCGAGCCGGCCCAGCGGGTGCTACGGATCGCCGCCGCCGGCGGCACCCGCTTCGCCCACCAGCTCCTCGCCGAGGTCGCCGGCCTGCCCGAGCCCGAGCTGGAGGACGCGCTGCGGTCCGCCGTGGCCGCCCAGCTCGTGGTGGCCGACCCCGACGGCGACTACGAGTTCCGGCACGCCCTGGTCCGCGAGGCCGTCCACGACGAGCTGCTCCCCGGCGAGCACGCCCGGTTGCACGCCCGGTACGCCGCCGCGATCGAGGTGCAGCCGCACCTGGTGGCCGCCGGTCGCGCCCCGGCCGAGATCGCCCACCATTGGTACGCCGCCCACGACCACCCGCGCGCCCTGGTCGCCGCCCGGCTCGCCGCCTGCGCCGCGGCCGACCGGTACGCGTACGCCGAGCAGAGCCGGCTGCTGGAGCGGGTCCTCGAACTGTGGGAGCTGGTGCCCGACGCCGCCGACCGGCTCGGCATGGACCACCTGCGGGTGCTGGAGGAGACCCTGGCCGCGGCGAACACCGCCGGCGACCTCAGCCGGGCGCTCACCCTCACCCGGGCCGCGCTGGCCGAGGTCGACACCGATACCGAGCCGCTGCGCGCCGCCCGCCTGTTGGACCAGCGAGGCCGGCTGCTGGCCCTGCTCGGCAAGAGCGACGGTGCGGCCGAGCTGGGTGAGGCGTACCGGCTGGCGGCCGGGGTGCCGGATGGGGCGGAGCGTGTGGGCCTGCTCGCCGACATCGCGGCACACCTGATGAAGGTCGATCCGAAACAGGCCGCCTCGGTGGCGGGCGAGGCGATGGCCGGCGCCGAGGCGCTCGGCGCAGACCTGGCTCTGCTGCCCACCCGGATCGCCATGCTCCGCCGCACCGACCAGACGCCCGACCTCGGGCTGGCCGAGCTGCGCCGGGTGGAGGCCCGGGCTCGGGCCACCGACAACGCGCCGGCGCTGGTCAGCGCCCTGGTCTACCTCTCCGACGTGCTGTACGAGCTGGGCAGCTACCAGGAGTCGGCCGAGGCGGCCGCTGCCGGGGTGGCCGAGGCGCGCCGGGTCGGGATCAGCCGCTCGATCGGGGCGTACCTGCTGTCCAACCGGGCCGAGGCGCTGATCGCGCTGGGCCGCTGGGACGAGGCCGACGCGGCCTGCGCCGAGGCGGCCCGGATCGACCCGCCCGGCGTCTCCGGGCTGCACTGGCTCCAGCTCCGGGCCGGGCTGCGGCTGGCCCGCGCGCACCCCGCCGCCGACGAGCTGGTCGGTCGGGCGCTGGCCTTCCTGGCCCGGCCGTACCTCTGGCCGAACCACCGGCTGCCCCTGCACGAGCTGCGCATCGAGGCCGCCCTCGCGGCCGACGACAAGGTGGAGGCGGTACGCGCGGCCCGCGCCGCCCTGGCCGACGAGCGCCTGGTCGACCTGCCCCGCGAAGGGTGGCCGGTGCTCAGCGCCGCCGCGCGGACCGCCGCGCTGGTCGGCGACGCCGACCTGGCCGGCGAGGTGTCCACGGTGGCCGCCGCCCTGCCCGCCCGCTACCCGGCCGAAGAGGCGCACGCCGCCCAGGTCACCGCGATCCTCGCCCGCGCCGACGCGGCCCTGCCGGGCTGGCGGGCGGCGGTCGCGGCGTGGCGGGCGACCGGGCAGTCGTTCCCGCTGGGCCGGGCGCTGCTCGGGCTGGCCGAGGCGGCCGCCGCGGCCGGCTCGCGGGACGACGTGGCCGCCGCGGTACGGGAGGCCGGCGACATCGCCGCCCGCCTCGGCGCCACGCCCCTCGGTGAGCAGGCCGCCGTGCTGGCCCGCCGGGTCGGGCTGCGCGGTGGTGGGCGTCCCGGGCCGGACCTGCTGACCAGCCGGGAGCAGGAGGTGCTGCGGCTGGTCGCCGAGGGGCACAGCAACAGCCGGATCGCCGAGCAGCTCTTCATCTCGCCGAAGACGGCCAGCGTGCACGTGTCCCGGATCATCGCGAAGCTGGACGTCAGCAACCGGGTGGAGGCGGCGGCGCTCGCGCATCGCCTCGGCCTGCTCGGCGCGACCG
This sequence is a window from Micromonospora sp. NBRC 110009. Protein-coding genes within it:
- the mptB gene encoding polyprenol phosphomannose-dependent alpha 1,6 mannosyltransferase MptB; protein product: MSHHLSRWTGLAGSVLLAAAAFLGGAFPHGNLRPTPVGIWQGPHGPVILGSWLVGTALLVWAWWSLRDRVPSVRWALVTAGLWLLPMLVAPPFGSRDVYAYACQGASYAAGISPYEQGVSALPCPWLDTVSYIWRDSPAPYGPLFVVIAGAVVKATGSLTASIVLFRLLSLAGVGLTAYAVPVLARRCGVPAERAVWLALACPLVAMHLIGGPHNDALMVGTLVAGLAVVASHPGRPGPLLAGGVLLGLAVAIKPTALVVVPFAALAAMVGPYSIRTLVRDGGWVVGAAAATVVGVTFGGGLDFGWVGGLSQGGVAVAWTSPPTAVGQTIGQVAALFGAHVDALPVTRGVAVVLLAVLLVWLWWRARDRDPLYHAGLALALTVALSPVVHPWYWIWPLTVLAATAALREKWYLVVAVVGSFLILPDGTGLPRWTKMPGAPLMTLLVIVVVVRLVRSARAVPRPATAERGAD
- the mptB gene encoding polyprenol phosphomannose-dependent alpha 1,6 mannosyltransferase MptB, whose amino-acid sequence is MSESGAVPDGPVRPVAADLARYAGLAGATLLTVAGWLGGALPDAPLTTSLADLWHAPHGPWALGCWLAGTLLLVGAWWSLRWGAPSTRWAYLTAGLWLLPLLVAPPLGSRDGYSYVCQGWSWAHGADPYRVGVAAAGCPWTDAVSPIWRDTPAPYGPFFVLLAGLAVLAGGGLVGALVLLRVVAVAGVLLAALCVPGLARACGVPSRRAAWLVLACPLVGVHLVAGAHNDAVGLGLVLFGLLVLVRRPGKPRALVVAGVLLGLAVAVKAVAVVVLPFAALAAVLGRYTPRALLRDAGWLAGGALAALLVTSLGTGLGPGWVGGLERSGDSQQWTSPPTAVGFVVDYAGALFGREPHAVPVARAVALVLLAALLVALWCWAWAALRRLNDVRQRVVRLAAARSRIALTGAGLALAATVLLAPVFHPWYAIWPLALLAVATRSPARTVWFVAPCAVASVLVLPDGTNLARFTKAPGAILMTVLVVAVVVAAVRAGLARRVR
- a CDS encoding ArsR/SmtB family transcription factor, translating into MADDRLSVIFAALADPTRRAILARLAEGDATVSELAEPFAISLPAISRHLKVLEQAGLITRSRSAQWRSSSLNPEPLREATAWMERYRQFWDANFDRLDAHLKRMRAEQGTRERETP
- a CDS encoding SRPBCC family protein, whose translation is MTEATMQELVITRVFDAPRELVWRAFTDPDQFAQWFAPVGWSVPRDTVDMDVRVGGHQRFVMVNDEDPAMTSPADGTFSEVVEHELLVGYEEARGVPGVPDGTRFTLRLEFHAEPGDRTRLVLRQGPFAPEMRSGAEQGWGSSFTKLDALLAR
- the glnA gene encoding type I glutamate--ammonia ligase, which encodes MFANPEELLRYLKNEDVKFVDVRFCDLPGVMQHFNLPVESVDDSLFTDGLAFDGSSIRGFQAIHESDMLLLPDVATAFIDPFRAQKTLALNFFIHDPFTREAYSRDPRNVAKKAEAFLAASGIADTAYFGAEAEFYIFDSIRHETSAHQSFYYIDSIEGAWNSGREEEGGNRGYKTAYKGGYFPVPPVDHYADLRDSIVRRLVDTGFTVERSHHEVGTAGQSEINYKFSTLLHAGDQLQLFKYIVKNEAWANGKTATFMPKPLFGDNGSGMHTHQSLWLNGEPLFYDETGYAGLSDNARWYIGGLLHHTPSLLAFTNPTVNSYRRLVPGFEAPVNLVYSQRNRSACTRIPVTGSNPKAKRVEFRVPDPSSNPYLAFSAMMMAGLDGIKNKIEPPAPIDKDLYDLPPEEWGDVKQVPGSLPEVLDALEADHDYLLDGGVFTPDLISTWVSWKRANEVDPVRLRPTPHEFAMYFDC
- a CDS encoding RDD family protein produces the protein MPPSLGRRFGALIIDWVLCLLVANIFADPVRDGWAPVLVLILEYGFFLGLFGQTPGMYLTKIRCVAWADGGRIGLVRALLRGVLLALVVPALIMDEHRRGLHDRLTASVITDAPRP
- a CDS encoding DUF4191 domain-containing protein; protein product: MAKPQEKVSFGQRLKQIGMVFQFTAKQDRWFAPLTAAAVLIPLALTVVAVLLWGWIWLPIGILLALLAVLIVLNLRSNKAMMNAAEGQPGAAAQIMESMRGDWRVTPAVSSTTQMDMVHLVIGRPGVILLAEGNPQRVRGLLGQEKRRLAKVIGTAPLHDFVIGQGEGELPIRKLRMTLMRLPRTLAPKDVNSLDKRLKALTARPQMPKGAIPKNMRPPRGAFRQTRGR
- a CDS encoding helix-turn-helix transcriptional regulator, giving the protein MTTLAAPPTGGRERTASSTRPAGPVPPPGGAPGPAGQQPAGAGPAATGAAGPAGGTGDRPVGRDGTAGRHGMLDGVTVRAASTVLVGRQEELTSLRGALGRARAGEPATVLVGGEAGVGKTRLIEEFGVRAGGAGARVLVGQCLELGEAGLPFAPFAAALREVLRRDGPAAFAGYEAEFARLLPELARVPAGVAAPTGLPVSDTPRGYLFDLVADLFGRIAEERTLVLVIEDLHWADRSTRDLIGFLVRAARAARLLLVCTYRTDELHRGHPLRPFLAELDRARGVDRVELARLDRDGTAAILADLLGADPAARAVDDVHGRTQGNPFFIEQLAAAGDPVGCAALPETLRDLLLARVDRLPEPAQRVLRIAAAGGTRFAHQLLAEVAGLPEPELEDALRSAVAAQLVVADPDGDYEFRHALVREAVHDELLPGEHARLHARYAAAIEVQPHLVAAGRAPAEIAHHWYAAHDHPRALVAARLAACAAADRYAYAEQSRLLERVLELWELVPDAADRLGMDHLRVLEETLAAANTAGDLSRALTLTRAALAEVDTDTEPLRAARLLDQRGRLLALLGKSDGAAELGEAYRLAAGVPDGAERVGLLADIAAHLMKVDPKQAASVAGEAMAGAEALGADLALLPTRIAMLRRTDQTPDLGLAELRRVEARARATDNAPALVSALVYLSDVLYELGSYQESAEAAAAGVAEARRVGISRSIGAYLLSNRAEALIALGRWDEADAACAEAARIDPPGVSGLHWLQLRAGLRLARAHPAADELVGRALAFLARPYLWPNHRLPLHELRIEAALAADDKVEAVRAARAALADERLVDLPREGWPVLSAAARTAALVGDADLAGEVSTVAAALPARYPAEEAHAAQVTAILARADAALPGWRAAVAAWRATGQSFPLGRALLGLAEAAAAAGSRDDVAAAVREAGDIAARLGATPLGEQAAVLARRVGLRGGGRPGPDLLTSREQEVLRLVAEGHSNSRIAEQLFISPKTASVHVSRIIAKLDVSNRVEAAALAHRLGLLGATAPDPRRPSAAS